The following are encoded together in the Arcticibacterium luteifluviistationis genome:
- the murI gene encoding glutamate racemase — protein sequence MIGVFDSGIGGLTLLNELTKKLPQENYAYYADVANVPYSYKTPEEILGYVEKAVLFLRDKGAKMIVLACNTATNVAVEYLRVKYDFPIVAIQPAVKVAADFDDSKRILAAATPITLAATRYKNLVASLGVEDRITNVALPKLVEFAEKGIFKGEEVEAYLQEQISPYNTEEYHYMVLGCTHFTFYEELIEKLFKNLKTVDGNKGTANQVKRILGSEGMLKAEGSGLVTFYESGVLVSDLAKYIKLMLKLRAS from the coding sequence TTGATAGGAGTTTTTGATTCTGGAATTGGTGGGTTGACTTTGCTAAATGAGCTTACAAAAAAGCTCCCGCAAGAAAACTATGCGTATTACGCAGATGTAGCCAATGTGCCATATTCTTATAAAACACCAGAAGAGATTTTAGGTTATGTAGAAAAGGCGGTGCTCTTTTTGAGAGATAAAGGGGCCAAAATGATAGTTTTAGCCTGTAATACTGCCACTAACGTTGCTGTAGAATACCTAAGAGTGAAGTATGATTTTCCAATAGTGGCTATTCAACCGGCGGTAAAAGTTGCTGCAGATTTTGACGATTCTAAACGAATTTTGGCGGCAGCAACGCCAATCACACTTGCAGCTACTCGGTATAAAAACTTGGTAGCTTCTTTAGGCGTTGAAGATAGAATTACCAATGTGGCTTTGCCAAAACTGGTAGAGTTTGCCGAAAAAGGGATTTTTAAAGGAGAAGAGGTAGAAGCGTATCTTCAAGAGCAAATTAGCCCTTATAATACCGAAGAATACCACTACATGGTTTTGGGCTGTACGCACTTCACTTTTTACGAAGAGCTGATTGAAAAGCTGTTTAAGAACTTAAAAACTGTTGACGGAAACAAGGGTACGGCTAATCAGGTCAAAAGAATCTTAGGAAGTGAAGGGATGCTGAAAGCAGAAGGTTCTGGGCTTGTTACTTTTTATGAGTCTGGTGTGTTGGTTTCAGACTTAGCTAAGTACATTAAACTTATGTTGAAATTAAGGGCTAGTTAA